The genomic interval TAGGTGGTTTTTCTGCTGCAACGGGTATGATAATTGTTGAGGCATTAGCATTGAGCACAATGGTGATGAATAGCATAATCACGCCTGCTCTTCTAAATTTCCATAATGCCCCCAAATTTCCTATTATTATTTTGAATATAAAGAGACTTATAATCCTTGGCATTATTTTTCTCGGCTACTTTTTTGCCATATCAATTGGGGAATTTTATAGTCTCGTGGATATGGGTCTCAAGTCCTTTGAGGCTGTAACACTATTTGCACCTGCTTTTCTTCTTGGACTCTATTGGAAAAAAGGCACAAAGGCAGGTGCAATAACAGGCATTACTGTAGGCTTTGTAGTATGGTTCTACACTCTCATAATACCTGCTCTCATTAAGGCAGGAATTATAAAAAATATAGGGCTTATTGGATCCATGATTGATTCTAAAATGCTTAATCCCATAAGTCTCTTTGGAATAAAAGGGCTTGGAAAGTGGGGAAATTCCTTGTTTTGGAGCATGTTGTTTAATTTGATGTTTTATATCGGCATATCTATCTTCACAAAGCAATCAAAGGATGAGGAAATACAATCCCTCATATTTGTAGAATCTTATGAGAAAGCAAAAACCCTCGCACATAGTAGCTCATATACTGTCTCTGATATAGAAGATATACTCGCCCAATATTTGGGTAAGCATGAAGCAAAGGAAGCAATACGAATCTTTTTGCTGAAAAAGAAAAGAAAACAAGATGAGCTAACATCAAAGGAACTCTTTGAGTTAAGAAATGAAGCAGAAAAAATACTATCAGGAGCGATTGGCTCATCTATAGCAGCTATCATATTCGAAAACAAACTCGTTCTCACAGAAAAGGAAAGAGGTGAACTTTCCCAGTCTATAAAGCACATAACTGAAAATCTAAGGCTCTCCCGCCAGGAACTGGCAGATGCAAACAGGGAACTCTCATATCTAAAAGAGTTTAGCGAGAATATCATAGAAAGTGCACCCATAGGCATTACCACTGTTGATTCATTGCTAAGGGTTAGATACTGGAACAAAGAAATGGAAATAATTACAGGAATTAAAAAATCAGATGCATTTAACAACTCCCTAATCCTTCTGCTTCCGTGGATTCCTGGCAATGCCCTTTTAGAAAACGAACCAAAAGAAATTGTATTCCATACGCCATCGCATCAGATATTTAAGATAAATATCAGTCCGTTTAAAGATCCATCAGGTTATCTTGCTGGCGGATATATAGTCATTCTTGAAGACATAACAGAAAAGAAAAAAATGGAGGAACAACTATTTCAGACATCTAAATTAGCCAGCATAGGCAAATTAACGGCTGGTATTTCACATGAGATCGGCAATCCACTTGCATCAATATCTTCTCTTGTGCAAGAACTCATGTTGCTAAATTTAGACCATACAGCCACTATTCAGTCTTCAATAACTTTAGGAAAAGAATTTGACAATAGCGAAATAGACTTCATAAATGAATCTCTAAAGACTATAAATAGCCATATAGAGCGCATTGCAAGAATAGTCCGCAGTCTTGGAGATTTCGCAAGAATATCATCAACAGAAAAAACCGCTTCAAATATATCAGAAATATTAGATCGCACAATCAACTTAGTAAAATACGACAAAAGGTTCAAAAATATACACCTCGACATAGAAATAGGAGATATCCCAAGATTGATAGTTAATCCTGACCAAATACAACAGGTATTCCTGAACCTGATTCTTAATGCACTTGATGCTATGCCAGAAGGCGGAAGGTTGTACATCAAAATAAAAAAAGCAGGGAATTTTATAGAGCTTATTTTCCATGACACTGGTGTCGGAATAGACGAATCTGTAATGGATAAGATATTCGACCCATTCTTTACCACAAAGCCATTTGGGAAAGGCACGGGATTAGGCTTAAGCATCTGCTATGGTATAATCAGAGAGCACAACGGCACAATTACTGCAAAAAGCAAAAAGGGAGAGGGAACAACTTTTGTCATAAAGTTGCCAATATAATCTAATGGCTGAAAGAATACTAATAGTTGAAGACGAAGAGACCTTATGTGCCTCTTTAAAGAGGGTATTTCTAAGAGATGGTTATGAAGTTGAAACAGCAGATAATGCAGAGTTAGCATTAGAAATCCTCGATAAAGATATATATGATATAGTAATCACAGACATCATTCTGCCGGGAATCAATGGCATCGAACTCCTCAAAAGAATAAAAGAAAAATTCCCTGAGCATGTTGTAATAATAATCACAGCCTATGCCTCCTTAGAAACTGCTGTTGAAGCCCTCAGAGCAGGTGCTTACGATTATGTGGTAAAACCAATCATACATGAAGAGATAAAACAGATTGTAAAAAATGCACTTAGGCAAAAGTCTCTTCATGTAGAAAACATCTTGCTAAAGAAACAAATAAAAAGACATTATGACTTCAGTAAAATAATAGGTGAAAGCAATATAATGCAGCAAATAATCAATGAGGTTAAAAAAATTTCAGATGCGAGAAGCAATGTGCTTTTACTTGGAGAGACAGGCACAGGAAAAGAACTCATTGCAAGGGCAATACACTTTAACAGCAATAGGGCAGATAAACCCTTTCTCCCAATAAATTGTAGTGCCATTCCTGAAAATCTTCTTGAATCAGAGCTCTTTGGTCATGTAAAGGGTGCCTTTACAGGTGCGATAACATCTAAAAAAGGGCTTTTCGAGGAGGCAAATGGAGGCACTATATTTCTTGACGAGATAGGAGATCTAAGCCCAAGTCTTCAATCAAAACTCCTAAGAGCGATTGAGGACCACGAGATAAGGCCAGTAGGCGGAACACAGGGTATTAAGGTCAATATAAGATTTATATCTGCTACAAATAAAAATATAGAAGATGCTGTGAAATACGGTAGTTTCAGAGAAGACCTCTTTTATCGGATAAATGTAATTACGATAAAACTTCCTCCTTTGAGAGAAAGGAGGGAAGACATAGATCTACTGGCAAAATATTTTTTGCAGAAATATTCCAGTGAACTCGGCAAGCCCATTAATAGTATAGATAAAGAAGCACTGGAAATGCTCAAGACATATCACTGGCCCGGCAATATCAGAGAACTGCAAAACATAATAGAAAGGGCTATTCTTATAGCAGAAAATGGAATTATAAAGGCAGAGCATTTACCCGATGGCATAAAAGCAAAGGACCCATTCACACTTTCAGCTATTAATGATAAACTCTCTATAGAAGACTACACAAAGAAATTTATACAGAGATACCAAAATGAATTTAATGAGCAGCAACTTGCAGATATGCTCGGGATCACGAGAAAGTCACTCTGGGAAAAGAGGAAGAAATGGGGAATAACGAGGGAATAAGAAAAATCCTCACTGTCTGCCCATATTGTGGGTGCGGATGTGGTCTCTACCTCCATGTAGAAAATGGAAAGATTACAGGTGTATCTCCCAGCAGATCCCATCCTGTAAACAAGGGAAGCCTGTGCGTAAAAGGCTGGAATGCCTATGAGTTCATTGCGCACCCTGACAGACTGAAATATCCGATGATAAAGCAGAATGGAGCATTTAAAAGGGCATCATGGGATGATACCCTCAATTTTGTAGCAACGCGCCTTGATGAAATAAAAAAGAAATATGGCCCTGACTCCATAGGCATCCTCAGTTCAGCAAAATGCACAAATGAAGAAAACTATCT from Dissulfurispira thermophila carries:
- a CDS encoding ATP-binding protein yields the protein MFASYNLFFIVLCYLLLLFAVAYYAEKKEKAGKSIVNNPYIYSLSLAVYCTSWTFYGSVGKAATSGLSFLTTYLGPTLIAAIWLVVLKKVVKIAKTNRITTISDFIGSRYGKSLSLSAIVTIVAVVGIAPYLGLQIKAIISTFTIISGEAKGSSAAGLFITLILGIFAIMFGARRLDSSERHGGLVFAIAFESIVKLIAFIIVGIFVTYGLFKGFGDIFDKIKDSEYSVLLFLGTGTGTDYSEWFALLFLSMMAIMFLPRQFQMAVVENYDESHITKAAWLFPLYLLLMNIFVLPIAFGGLLLGGAGKDADYFVLTLPLNYGKQYLSLLAFIGGFSAATGMIIVEALALSTMVMNSIITPALLNFHNAPKFPIIILNIKRLIILGIIFLGYFFAISIGEFYSLVDMGLKSFEAVTLFAPAFLLGLYWKKGTKAGAITGITVGFVVWFYTLIIPALIKAGIIKNIGLIGSMIDSKMLNPISLFGIKGLGKWGNSLFWSMLFNLMFYIGISIFTKQSKDEEIQSLIFVESYEKAKTLAHSSSYTVSDIEDILAQYLGKHEAKEAIRIFLLKKKRKQDELTSKELFELRNEAEKILSGAIGSSIAAIIFENKLVLTEKERGELSQSIKHITENLRLSRQELADANRELSYLKEFSENIIESAPIGITTVDSLLRVRYWNKEMEIITGIKKSDAFNNSLILLLPWIPGNALLENEPKEIVFHTPSHQIFKINISPFKDPSGYLAGGYIVILEDITEKKKMEEQLFQTSKLASIGKLTAGISHEIGNPLASISSLVQELMLLNLDHTATIQSSITLGKEFDNSEIDFINESLKTINSHIERIARIVRSLGDFARISSTEKTASNISEILDRTINLVKYDKRFKNIHLDIEIGDIPRLIVNPDQIQQVFLNLILNALDAMPEGGRLYIKIKKAGNFIELIFHDTGVGIDESVMDKIFDPFFTTKPFGKGTGLGLSICYGIIREHNGTITAKSKKGEGTTFVIKLPI
- a CDS encoding sigma-54-dependent transcriptional regulator → MAERILIVEDEETLCASLKRVFLRDGYEVETADNAELALEILDKDIYDIVITDIILPGINGIELLKRIKEKFPEHVVIIITAYASLETAVEALRAGAYDYVVKPIIHEEIKQIVKNALRQKSLHVENILLKKQIKRHYDFSKIIGESNIMQQIINEVKKISDARSNVLLLGETGTGKELIARAIHFNSNRADKPFLPINCSAIPENLLESELFGHVKGAFTGAITSKKGLFEEANGGTIFLDEIGDLSPSLQSKLLRAIEDHEIRPVGGTQGIKVNIRFISATNKNIEDAVKYGSFREDLFYRINVITIKLPPLRERREDIDLLAKYFLQKYSSELGKPINSIDKEALEMLKTYHWPGNIRELQNIIERAILIAENGIIKAEHLPDGIKAKDPFTLSAINDKLSIEDYTKKFIQRYQNEFNEQQLADMLGITRKSLWEKRKKWGITRE